Part of the Paenibacillus sp. JNUCC32 genome is shown below.
TTCTTCACTTCTGGCAGCGCTTTCAATATTATGGGAGGTTTCGGTTCCAGGCTTGGTTCGGTTTGAAGCCTAGCGTTCAGTCTCGGCATGCGGGTTAGCTCCTTTCGTCCATTCCTACTTTCAGGTCCTTGCGATGTAAACCGAGTGTACACAACAATGTCATCCGGCAACAAGAAACAAAAATAAAAACGACTAACCATTTTCGCCTGGGCCTCCTCATAGAAAGCGAATCAGGGTTCATTCCAGGCGGACGGAACGCCTTAACAACGGGTTCGTTCTCAATCAAAAAAGGCAGCGATCCATGATCGCCGCCTTAACCGTTTTCTACTGCTGAATCATTTTCTCCCCGTTCCTTGGCCTTCCGGTCATTCCTGTATTCGCCCGGGGTAACTCCAGCCGTCCTCTTGAAAACACGGGTAAACGAAATAGCATGAGCATATCCGACCCGCTCTGCGATCTCCTGCACGGAATAATCGGTTTCCGTCAGCAGCCGCTTCGCTTCCTTCATACGGATATCAATCAGGAAATCAACGAACCTTTGTCCGGTATTTTCCTTAAACAATTTGCTCACATATTTGGCGTTCAGCTGATACCGATCGCCCAGCATTTCAAGGGACAGATCCGGATTCGCATAGTCACGCTCAATTAAATCGCATATGTTTCTAATGATGCTGGAGTATTGATTGTCATTATGAATCTGCTTCATCTGTTCATAATGCTCCGTCAGCACTTGTTTAATTTCCTGTCTCAACTGTTCCAGGGAATGGGAATTATCTACCTTAACCGTCAGCTTCGGCAATCCCTCCTGTATCCACTTGTTGTAAATTTCCTTGCCGAGTCCCGACATTTCGCGGCCGATGTAATAAACCAGATAATTCATCAGGCTGAATATTTCATCATTGGTCAAGAAGCTGTTCTTCAGCTGTTCAAACCATTGATCGTAATCCTCGCTCCACTGCTCCTTCTGCATTCTGAAGGACTGGATGATTGCACGAATCTCACCTAAATGCGTATAAACCTCGACAATGCCATGGCCCGAAATATCCTCGCTGCGGATCAAACGATTCTCACCGAGCACGATTTTATACTTTAAGGCTTGCATCGCATCTTTATAGGATTGCGGAATATCGCCAATCTGATCCGTCGACCGACCCATTCCCATCGTAATGGTAAATTTCAAGTTTTGGTGCGTCCATGCCAGGATTTGTTCCGCAATCGGAACCAGTACGGCCTCCTCGAACTTGTCCTGATCCCGTTCTTCAAACAGAATAATGGACAGGTTGGAAGGTGATGTCCATTCCGACCACAGCCGGCAGTCCCATTTCGAAGCGATCTCATCCACGACCGTCCGCAGAGTGAATTTAAGCAGATCTTGATCGGTCTTGGAATAATCCCGACAGAAATCCCCGTACTTATCAATCTCCAGGATGAGCATACGATATCGATCCAGTGGCAGCGGCAAATTCAGTCGAGCCGCTTCAGACTTCCATTCGGATACAGATAGAGGCGAGTCCCCTTCGATCAGCTGGCGGAACATAAACCGGGTCCTGACATGGAGATCCTCCCGGTATTTCTCCTGATATTCCTTGGATTGTTCCAGTATGTTGTCAAAGGCGGATTCGATAAATGCGAATTCATCCAGCTTCCCCTTACGTCGGCTACTGCTCACCACCGGAAGCGAATAGCTGCTGAAACGGGCAGCGATCTCCTCAATTGGCTTGGAATTTCGCCTGGAAACATAAATCATCCATAAGAAACCGATGGCAATCATGCCAAGACCTATGATAAACCAAAGATTATAGAGATAAGAGACAGCGCTTACAAAACCATTGTTCAACAAACCGCTTCCATAGTTCCAATTCGTATAGCTTGATACATACTGGGAATTGACTTGGGATGGCGGACGATCCGCTTTGGTGCCGAACAAATGATTTCCGGAGGTATCCTGAACCTGAATGAAGCTCATGTTGGAATCCAGCATCTCTTCGGTAAGCTTGTTCAAGGATTCCGTGCTCACATTGACAACGATCATGCCTAAGTCGTTTTTCATGTAAGGCGATCCTCTGACCAGGCTGACCACCTGCTTGCCGCCCTTCATTTTAAATTGTTCGAAATTTCTCGCGCCTGTCCATTTCGGCGTTTTCGATACTTGATATTGTTCAATAAATTCATGGTCCGGATATGTACTTACGTATCCATTCGTGGCATTGCTGAGCACATAGCCGTCCGAATTCCTCACCAGATAAATCGAATCGATCAAGGGATAATAATTAATAATCTCCTTGAGCTTCTGAACAGCTTGAATATTAATATAGGGATCGCCAACGGCAGATGATTTGAAAAAATCATTCAAAGCCTTGCTGTTGATGCTTTCGAGGACGATCATATTGTCGATCACCTTCAGGGATGTGTCCACCATGCGCATCGCTTGCAAGGAAAGCGACTTATTGGCATTAAGCGCCTCCCGTCGGCTCTGTTCGCTGAACAGCTGGAAGAAAACAAAAAATATAAAGGTAATCACAATGACAAAAATAGGCATATAGGAGAGCAATAGACGCTTGTACCAGGATCTCTGCATGATCAACCCTCCCACCGTTTTTTCACAAATTTTTAATTATTATAACTTAAAAAGCGCCTTTTGGGTTATAGTTCTCCATAGTCATAACGATGCGCCCATACCTAAACAAAAAAAGAAGCGGGATAATGCCCGCTCCGTTGTTGTAAACCTAGTATGCTGAATTGAATATTTTATAGCAGCGGGTTCTCGTGTTTCGCTTTCAGAATCGACCAGCGCCGCTCCACTTCTTTTTCAAATTCGCCCAGCATTTCTTTGTTTTCTTCCTTGAGCAGATGTCTTGATTTGCCCATGTATTTCAGCCAGTCGCTGAGCGGCACCTGTTTTTTCTTCGCTTCAGGATCGTACGTAATGTTCGTTTCTCCCTGCTCCACTTCATACAGTGGGAAGAAGTTTGAATTCACGGCCGCGCGGACGATGTTCTCCCCATCCTTGTCGCTCGATTTCCAGTTCAGCGGGCAAGTGATCAGCAGCTTGCCGTAGACGGTACCTACATTCTGGGCGTACCACTGCGCTTTTGCCGCCTTTTTCACAAGATCCTGCGGGAATGCTTCCGTCCCCGTGAATACGTACGGAATATGCGCCGCTGCCATCATTTGCACCGTATCTTTGTGATGGAACGCTTTGCCCTGCTGCTGTTTGCCGACACCGGACGTACTGGTCATGTGTCCTAAAGGCGTAGAGTACGAAAGCTGTGCACCGGTGTTCATATAGCCTTCATTATCATATTCCAGAATGATCAGTTTATGGCCCCGCAGCGCCGTCCCGATGGCCGAGCCCATCCCGATGTCCATGCCGCCGTCGCCGGTCACCATCACAAAAGTGAAATCCTCGGGAACTTCGATTTCCCCGCGGCGTTTCTTCTCAAGGAACGCCTCTACCGTGCCGGATAAAGTAGCCGGTCCGTTCTGGAACAAATTATGAATGAAGCTCTGCTTATGCGAGTTATACGGATAACCCGTTGTTGTGATATAAGCGCAGCCGGTATGGAATAGAGTAACGACATTGCCTTCAATCCCTTTGAAAAAGAGCTCCAGCGCTGGGAAAATACCGCAGCCCGGGCAAGCTCCGTGACCGGAAGCAAACCGTTTCGGTTTCGCGGCAAGCGCCCGAATCGGCGGCACTTTAACGGATAGTTTACTTGTCTCTGTATCCACCTTTACATTGATCAGGCCAGATTTAAAGCTGTCTCCATTCATCGGGGCAATGACCGGCTGCAGTCTTTGCTCCTCAGCTCCTGGTGTTTGGCTGTAATAATCAAACGGCACTTTGGCATAACCGAGCTCCATGGCCTCGATCGTCAAGGCAAAAAAAGCTTCCGCGTCATCCGCATAATAGTCTTTCCCGCCAAGTCCAAATATGCGGGACAGCACAATCGGCTGCGGACCACGGATTTCCTGCAGGGCCGCTTTGACCTCATGGGTCAGATTGGCCCCGTGCGCACCGTAAGAATCGGCACGTTCGCCAACCAGCAGCGCTTTGACACCTGTCAATGCCTCGCGGATTTCTCTTGCCGGGAACGGCCGGAGAATATTCGGGCTGATTATGCCCGCTTTCATTCCTTTCGCCCGCAGTCGGTCCACGACGTCTTTGGAGGATTCGGCCGCCGAATTGAGGAGGAATAAAGCCACCTCTGCGTCTTCCATCCGGTACAGATCAAGCGGCGAATAGGATCTTCCGGACAAAGCCGCATATTCCTCTGCCACTTCCTTGAATACTTCCCCCGCACGGTACATGGCGTTTGACTGTTGGAAGTGGTTGTTCATCAAATCGTCGCCGTTCATATAAGCCCCAACAACGATCGGGTTGTTCTCGTCCAGCACATGTGGATATTCAGGCGCCTGTTCCCCTACAAACGCCTGAACGGTTTCCCGGTTCGTAAATATGTGTACCCGGCGTTTCTGATGCGATGTAAAAAATCCGTCATAAGCTACAATGACCGGCAGGCGTACGTCTTCATGTTCAGCGATTCGCAGCGCCATGATATTCATGTCATACACGGCCTGCGGTGAACGGGCGGTCAAAATCACCCAGCCGGTGTTCAGGCCGTAGTAAAGGTCCGAATGGTCACCGCGAATATCCAGCGGTCCGCTGACTGCACGCGTCACCAAATTCATGACCATCGGGAAACGTGTGCCCGCTTGCACAGGAAGCTGTTCGATCATATACAGGAAACCGTTCGCGCTGGTAGCATTGAACACCCGTGCTCCGGCTGCGGCCGCACCGTAGCAAATCCCCGCCGATCCATGTTCGCCGTCAGCTGGAATCAGCTTGATGTCATGTTCGCCGCGTGTACGCATCATATCAAGATATTGGGCGATTTCCGTAGATGGCGTAATCGGAAAATAACCCATCATGTGATAGTTAATCTGGGCAGCCGCCATGGCTGCCATTTCGTTGCCCGATTCGAAGACTTCCGTTTGAGCGGCCGCCAGCTTGTTCTCCGTTGTTTCTTGAATTTGCATATTCATGATCTGACTCCCTCCGCTTTTAAATAGGGAAAAAATTGCGGCACACGGTGCTGCTCCGCATAATGCGGCTCTTCTAACATGGCAGCCAAAGCGGTGGTCGGACAAGCTTCGATACACTTCAAGCAGCCTTTGCAATACTGATAATCGATACCTTTCATAAACATCTGCATATTCCCGCGCTTATCCGGCTTCGTCTCCCACACGATGCAGAAATCCGGACATACCGTATCGCAGGCGGCACAGTGAATGCAGTCCTCGATCTTGTACTCTGGCAAATATCCCTGCCGGGAGCCGCTAAGATCCTTCATGACACTGTTCGCCGTAACGTTCAGAATCCCGCCCAGCTCCTGCGTTTCATATCCAAGAATCGGCTGCGGTCTTGCGAAAGCGATTCGGTCTATTAGCTCTGATCCGTTTCCCAAGGAAAGGAACCGGACTTCGTTATATCCTCTGTCAAAGGTCCGCACATTCGCTTCCACGAGGTGGGGCAGCTTTTTCTCAAAGGTTGAACGGATCACCTGCCGCATATCGTCCGGGTTCAGGAAGCTGCAAATCCGGAACAATGCCCCCAGCATGGCCGTATTCACTTTGGTTTTTTCCTCAACGGAAATGTTCAGCGCATCAACGACGGCCAGCGTTCCCTGGGTCATGTTCAGATCAACGGCCACTTCGGAAATGTCTCGCGCCGTATTCACAAGCACCGTTCCATCAGGCTGTAATCCGCTTATGACATCGATCGTCTTATACAATGCTTCATGAAATACGCCGACGACATGCGGCTGCTCAATGGGACTGTGATCGCGGATTTCCACCTGGGGATCGCAGAACCTTACGAAACTCTTCACCGGCGACCCTTTTTTCTCCGAACCATAGCTGGAAAAATTCGAACCGTTAAGTCCGGAGCCGGTAACCCCGGCTTCCGCCAGCATTTTGCCGGCCAGATTGGCGCCAAGCCCGCCGATGGATTCGAGACGGATCTCGAAAAATCCCAGTTCATTCTTTTGAGGCAAAATCGACATGTTCTCTCCTCATTTCTTCTTAGGTCATTAATTCCAGTTTAAAAGAAGAAACGGACCGGGTTTGTGATTAAACTCACTACTCAAGAAATTGTGATTCCAATCACTATGTCGGTTGTGGGAGCGAAGTATACTGTCTTCAACAGTCCAATTGCGAGGCTATCTTATACTGACCTTTCGACAAATAATCACGAAATTGGAGGAGAAATCATGAATAACAACGCCCAAGAGACCTTACAGCATCAGCCGTCCATGTTCTGCTTTCAATGTCAGGAAGCATCCAAAGGAACAGGCTGCACCATTGTCGGCGTATGCGGCAAACCGCATGATGTGGCTAACCTGCAGGATTTGCTGATTTATCTGCTGAAAGGCATCTCTTTTCTCAGTCTGGATGTCCGCCTGCCGGAAGTGCTTGAACAGCGCGTATCGCTGTTTATGATGGACTCCTTGTTTGCAACGATTACGAACGCCAACTTTGACCGCGAGGTGTTTGTGGGAAGAATCCGGGAAGCGATCGAGCTCCGCGGCGAGGTGCGCACCTATTATAACGAACAATATCCGGAAGGAACCGCCAATCTCCCTGATGCCGCCGTCTGGCAAGCGGATAACGAAGCTTCTTTTGATGAAAAAGCACGTACGGTGGGTGTCCTCTCGACCCGCAATGAAGACATCCGCTCGCTGCGCGAATTGATTACTTACGGCTTGAAGGGGATGGCTGCTTATACGTACCACGCGCTTCATCTGGAGAAGGATGATAACGAATTAAACCGTTTTATGCGCCGTGCGCTTGCCGCCACGCTTGACGACAGCCTTGAAGTGCAGGATCTGGTAGCTTTAACGATGGAAACCGGGAAATACGGCGTAAACGCCATGGCGATGCTGGATGAAGCGAACACCTCGGTTTACGGAAATCCGGAAATTACGAAGGTCAATATCGGGGTAAGAAACCGGCCCGGCATTCTCATCAGCGGCCATGATCTGAAGGATTTGGAGGAGCTGCTGAAGCAGACGGAAGGAACCGGCGTGGACGTGTACACGCACAGTGAAATGCTGCCTGCCCACTATTATCCGGCATTCAAGAAATATGAGCATTTTGTAGGCAATTACGGGAATGCCTGGTGGAAGCAGAATAGCGAATTCGCAGCCTTTAACGGACCGATATTAATGACGACCAACTGTATCGTTCCGCCGAAAGACAGTTATAAGGACCGTATCTATACAACAGGCAACACGGGGTTTCCGGGTGTCCGCCATATTCCAGAAGGAAAAGACGGTGCTCCCAAAGACTTCTCCCTACTAATCGAGCAAGCGAAAGGATGCCCCGCCCCAACGGAGCTTGAAACGGGTGAGATCATCGGCGGTTTCGCTCATGCCGCTGTGATGAACGTGGCCGATCAAGTCGTCGATGCCGTGAAATCCGGGGCGATCCGCCGTTTCTTCGTCATGGCCGGCTGCGATGGACGGATGAAATCCCGCAGCTATTACACCGATTTTGCGGCTGAACTTCCAACAGACACGGTCATTCTAACGGCAGGCTGTGCCAAATACAAATACAATAAACTGGATCTAGGCGAAATCGGCGGTATTCCGCGGGTCCTGGACGCTGGTCAATGCAATGATTCTTACTCCCTCGTCGTGATTGCATTGAAGCTGAAGGAAGTATTCGGCCTTGAGGATATTAATGATTTGCCGATTTCCTATAACATTGCCTGGTATGAGCAAAAAGCGGTGATCGTGCTGCTTGCCCTGCTTTATCTTGGCGTTAAAAATATTCATCTGGGCCCTACGCTCCCTGCATTCCTGTCGCCTAACGTTGCCAAAGTCCTCGTGGAAAACTTCGGGATCGGCGGCATTACCAATGTGGAAGATGACATGAACATGTTCCTTGGTGCCTAAGAAAAAGAATGCCCTCACCGGGCATTCTTTTTCTTAGATTCAGTAATTGTGGAGGATGAGTGCACATCAGCCGCGTTGAACAGATAGCATACTTCTCAATCGACTTCCCGTGAAAATGCTGCTCACTAGCAGTACGAATCCGCCAAACAGATAGGGCAAGTTAAAGTGGACTTCAAACAAAATACCTGCCAGCATCGGTCCAAATATCGTACCGAGACTCGTATAAGCGTTATTCATCCCTGCAACAAATCCCTGTTCATCCCCGGCCACTCTGGACAGCAGCGTATTGATCGTGGGACGCAATATATTATTGAACGTAAAGAACAACATCGTGACTACCATGACATAGTAGAAATGGCCTGAGAATAATAGGAATACAAGCGATACTGCCGATAACAATAGCATGGCAACGATGATTCGTTTTTCTCCGAATCGTTGTGTGATCCGGTCGGTGAACAACAGTTGGTTCAACGTACCGATGAGTGAACATACGGTAAGCAACATAGCGATCTGACGTGTCGTGAATCCGTAGACTTGTACGACAAAAAGCGGGAAAATCGCTTCAAAATGCGTTAAACCGAAGGTCATGGCGAACACAATGAGCAACAGGACAAAATAGCGAGACCGAACCGAAAGCACGATTTGCCGGAATACATTCTCGCTCTTCTCCTTCACTTGACGACGCATCCGGCGAAGGTCCGCCGACAGCGATTCAGGCAATCCCCATAGACTGCAAACCATGGCCAGCAGCCCTACGCATGCGGATACATAGAAGGGCATCTTGATGCCCCATTCCGCAAGCAATCCGCCGACACCCGGTCCAATAATAAACCCGGATGTCATCGACGCACCTAACCATGACATGGCCTTGCTGCGCTGCTCATCTGCTGTAATGTCGGCAATATAAGCAATGATGGACGGGATTAAGGCTGCTGAGCCTACTCCGCCAATCAACCGTGATACGAATAATAAAGTTAGATCGCCCGCGAACGCTGCGAGCAAGTTGGAGATGGCAAACAAGATCAAACCTATGATAATCATGGGTTTACGGCCATATCGATCTGACAAATTACCTGCAAGGGGTGAGAACAGAAATTGGGTCAAGCCGAAGCAGGAGACCAAATAGCCCGCGGCCTGTCCGTTTGCTCTAAACTGCTCAAGAAGTTCCGGTATGATCGGAATGACAAGACCCATACTTAGATTAGCGAGAAACATGTTGAGCAGTAGTAATGGAAACGCTGACTTCTTTAACATTTAGGACCACCTATTTCGAATGGATAAAAACCATGAATCGGAAACTGAATAACAGTCCCCCCTCAATCTGCATTTGTATATGTTAGCATGCGGCTATCTATATTAAAAATATAAAAAACATATAAGGGATGAATCTTTTTGATATACATTGTGGTTGCTCTTGTATAATTCTTACGGCGACCGACATATCAAGTTCAGAAAATCGTTTTTTTGAAAAGTATCTACATTATAAAAAAGAGAACGCCCCTGAAGTTGAAGGGGCGTAGTTCTCTTGATTCATGGATTCATGTGATGATCCGGCACTAAATGGGCTTAGTTTTGACAAAAGAATACTACCTGTCGCATCTCATCTATTCCTTTGCGAACCTTTAATATTAGGCACTCCACATGGGACGAATACTTACTATTGATAGAAGGTTTTCCCTCGATCTTTCCTCGATCTTTCTTCGAAAAAAACCTGATAAAGAAAAAAGGACATGGGTTATGCAAGCAATAATCTGCTTGGTAACTCATGCCCTTTCAAATTAAATAAGCCGCTTCCACTCGACAAGAATATCCTTCCACGTCGCTATTTTTCAATTTACCTATCGATGTAACACCTTAATTCTTACCACCATAGCCCTTGTAAGTAGCGTAAACTGCATCTGCATATTGATCTGCCAGAATAGGACGCCCATAAGAATCCGTAGCTCCCGGATACCAGTTATCTCCACCGTTGTAGTGTAATAATCCATTGTAGATATTTCCGAACTTCGTAATCTTCTCATTTAAAATCAACGCGCCCAGATATACCTGATCTTGTTCACTGCTATGATTATACGCACGGCCAAATTTTGAGCTGAATTGAGATAAATACGCATTGCGTGTGTTTGGTTCTACCTGCATTAAACCGTCGCCGGCCGATGGACTACCTGGTAAACCTGCTCCAAAGCTGCTTTCCTTTTTGATAACAGCACTTAGCAATAAAGCAAAATCTCCGCCTTTCCCATAGGCATTGTCCGCATTCATAACATATGTCCATATATGGCTTGGAACCTCGGCAGGCTTAGTTACTGTAGGAGGTGGTGAACCCGTATAAATCTTGACCGATGACATTTTATCATTGATCGTGCTGCCAACCCAGGAAGAATCTGAAGTAAAGGTCCACTTAGTTCCTCCAAAATTATCATTCTCATATACTTCAACCGTCCAACCGCTTGGAACCTTAAGAGACGACATCCAGTCATTCGGAATTCCGTTTGCGTTCAACTGAGACAGTGTATAATTGCCTATCCCGAGTGTCACTGCTTTTCCTCCATAGTTTATATCTGCATAGAATGTTACTCCGTTCGTTGTCGGTGGTGTCGTTGGTGGCGTAGTTCCGCCGCTACCGCCTTTCTGCCATAAAGCAGGGACATTGGACGGTTCCCAACCTACTTGAGAAGTATGTGCCTGAAGACAGGTATAAGTGCTTCCACTATAGGTTACTGTGTCATTTACTGCATATGCGGTATTTGGAGCCCATGCCCCTCTAGCGGCTGCGTTTACTGACGGTAAGGCTGCGCAAAATGTGGATAGAAATATTGCTAAAACCACCAAAAGTGATAAGGGCTTAAAAGAAAACCTTTTATTAGTCATTTTCAAACCTCCTTGTTTCTTTATTTATCTGTAGCGCTTACATGAGACATGCCACAGGTTTTTGCTGTACTATTATCTTACTTTATTTCCATTTTCTAAATTAATTCCGCAATTTTTAATGTAGGAGTATGTGAAAATCGGGACCCAAATCGCAATTAATGTCGTGCTAAACAGAAGAAAGACTATGAAAAAAGAAGGGGGGAAGGGGGTCGAGTAAATAAGTAAAAAAATTTCGAGAAAATGCGTGAGAAAACAAGGGATTTGACGAGTTGAAGCTCCTCCCTGATTCAATAAAAAAACCGAGGAAAAACAGGAGTGGATACCTGAATTTCGCCCGGCTTGTAACACAACTTTAGGCTTTAACACGACTTTATAGGCTTTGAGATGACTTTAATTGCGTTCTACACCTGACGCACTAACACCGCCACACTCTCCACATGCACCGTATGCGGGAACATATCCACCGGCGTGACCTCCACCGTCCGATACCCTCCATCTTCTAGCACCCTCAAATCCCTTGCCAGCGTGGACGGATTACAGCTCACATACACCACCCGTTCAGGCTTCATCTCAAGAATCGTCTTTAGCAGTCGCGGATCGCACCCTTTACGCGGAGGATCGACCACGATGACGTCCGCCTGGATGCCCTGTTCTTTCCAGCGTGGAATCACATCCTCTGATGCACCAACCTCGAACTCCACATGCTTCATACCATTGAGCTCGGCATTGGCACGCGCATCCTCGATCGCTTCCTTCACGATTTCGACCCCATACACCTTCTTGGCATGTTGGGCCAAGAACAGGGATATCGTCCCGATGCCGCAATACGCATCGATCACGGTCTCCTCCCCGGTTAATCCGGCATACTCCACCGTTTTACCATACAATACTTCTGTCTGAGCCGGGTTCACCTGATAGAAGGAACGCGCGGAAATCGCGAACTTCACATCGCCGATATAGTCATGAATGACCTCACGCCCCCACAGGACGCGGGTCACATCCCCAAAAATAACGTTCGTTTTGCGTGTGTTCACGTTCTGGCAGATGCTCACCACAGCCGGGAGCTCCTCACGGATGGCAGAGATCCACTCGTTGACACGTGGAATCCGCTCGCCATTGGTTACGATCACAATCATCATCTCTCGGGTAGCAAATCCGATCTTCACCACGACATGGCGAAGCAAGCCCTGACCTGTCTCTTCATTGTAGGCGGTGATGCCTAGCTTCCGCCCGATGGCTTTGACGCGGCTGACGACCTCGTCGTTCTGCTCATGCTGGATGAGGCACGTCTCCATATCCACGATCCGATGGCTGCCCCGGGCGTAGAAGCCGCCGACCAGGCCGCCTTCCGTTACGCCGATAGGCACCTGGGACTTGTTGCGGTAGCGCCAAGGCTCGCTCATGCCCAGTGTCGGACGTACGAGGATCCCTTCTTGATCTGAATCAACGCCGGACACGGCAGGATTCGCCCCGTTGGTTTCAGAAATCTCATTGTCCACTCCACCATCTGTGCCACTCCGCTCGTTGCCCACACGCGTCTCTCCAGCACCTGCCGCCTCTCTCACCACCCGCAGCTTCCCGATCCGCTCCAGGTTGTCCACCACCAGCTGGCGCTTCCACTCCAGCTGACCGGCATAACTCATATGCTGCAGCTGGCAGCCGCCGCATTGGTCGTAGATCGGGCATGGGGCTGCAATGCGGTTCGGGCTCTGCTCAACCAGCTCCAGCAGCTTGGCATAGCCATACTGCTTCTTGGTCTTGAGCACCTTCACCCGTGCCTTCTCGCCCGGCAGGGCGCCCTGAACGAACAAGGTGTAGCCGTCGGCACGGCCGACCCCTTCCCCGTCATGGTTCATTCCTATAATATCGATCACGACCTCGTCGTTCTTGGCCACCGGCAGGTCCAAGAGGGCCGCCGAAGCCGCTGGCTTGCCGCTGCGGCGCGTGCCGCTTCCCTTGCGGTTCTTCTTCATGATGTGCTGTTCACTTCTTTCCGTTCAACTTGTCCCTTACCACTCTATATTCCCAATCGGAACACCATCCATAATCAAAGCGGATGATCTTCCGTTAACCTTCATTCGCTTAAACAACAAAAAGCTCCCCCAAGGGAGCTTAGCGCACAAGCTCACGTCCATCATTATACGGGAGCCTCGTATGTTATTCAATCCATTCAGCCTGCAAATCCAATCATTTACTTACAAGAGCCTGGAGCCTAAGCGGCGATCCTCGGCCTGTTCCATCTCGTTCCATGGCCCATCGCCATAATCGCCTATCCATCGCTAATGCGGTCAGTCCCCGCTGAGCCATCGGCAGCAACCATTACGGTTTACGCGCCCCATGCCTTCCGCATCTCTACCATCCACCATCTCAGCCAAAAATCCGCAAATGCTGCGGCAGAACGCGGAACGTGCCCGGCAGAACGCCGCCGAACTCGCCGTCCAGGTTCAGCTGAACCGGTCCCGGAGAGACGACCTCCATATAGTCGGTGCGGAAATGCACGACTCGCTTGTCGTTGATATGCTCGCCGCGAAGAGCTAGCGTAGCCACGCGCACGAACTCCGCCAGATTGCACTTGCGCAGCGCAATGACGTCGAACAAGCCGTCGTCGATGCTCGCGCCCGGCGCGATTTTGTCGAAGCCGCCAACCGAGTTGCTGTTCGCAATGAGGAACACCATGAATTCGTCATGGATCGCCGGATGACCGCT
Proteins encoded:
- the hcp gene encoding hydroxylamine reductase, encoding MNNNAQETLQHQPSMFCFQCQEASKGTGCTIVGVCGKPHDVANLQDLLIYLLKGISFLSLDVRLPEVLEQRVSLFMMDSLFATITNANFDREVFVGRIREAIELRGEVRTYYNEQYPEGTANLPDAAVWQADNEASFDEKARTVGVLSTRNEDIRSLRELITYGLKGMAAYTYHALHLEKDDNELNRFMRRALAATLDDSLEVQDLVALTMETGKYGVNAMAMLDEANTSVYGNPEITKVNIGVRNRPGILISGHDLKDLEELLKQTEGTGVDVYTHSEMLPAHYYPAFKKYEHFVGNYGNAWWKQNSEFAAFNGPILMTTNCIVPPKDSYKDRIYTTGNTGFPGVRHIPEGKDGAPKDFSLLIEQAKGCPAPTELETGEIIGGFAHAAVMNVADQVVDAVKSGAIRRFFVMAGCDGRMKSRSYYTDFAAELPTDTVILTAGCAKYKYNKLDLGEIGGIPRVLDAGQCNDSYSLVVIALKLKEVFGLEDINDLPISYNIAWYEQKAVIVLLALLYLGVKNIHLGPTLPAFLSPNVAKVLVENFGIGGITNVEDDMNMFLGA
- a CDS encoding MFS transporter, which encodes MLKKSAFPLLLLNMFLANLSMGLVIPIIPELLEQFRANGQAAGYLVSCFGLTQFLFSPLAGNLSDRYGRKPMIIIGLILFAISNLLAAFAGDLTLLFVSRLIGGVGSAALIPSIIAYIADITADEQRSKAMSWLGASMTSGFIIGPGVGGLLAEWGIKMPFYVSACVGLLAMVCSLWGLPESLSADLRRMRRQVKEKSENVFRQIVLSVRSRYFVLLLIVFAMTFGLTHFEAIFPLFVVQVYGFTTRQIAMLLTVCSLIGTLNQLLFTDRITQRFGEKRIIVAMLLLSAVSLVFLLFSGHFYYVMVVTMLFFTFNNILRPTINTLLSRVAGDEQGFVAGMNNAYTSLGTIFGPMLAGILFEVHFNLPYLFGGFVLLVSSIFTGSRLRSMLSVQRG
- a CDS encoding carbohydrate-binding protein; translation: MTNKRFSFKPLSLLVVLAIFLSTFCAALPSVNAAARGAWAPNTAYAVNDTVTYSGSTYTCLQAHTSQVGWEPSNVPALWQKGGSGGTTPPTTPPTTNGVTFYADINYGGKAVTLGIGNYTLSQLNANGIPNDWMSSLKVPSGWTVEVYENDNFGGTKWTFTSDSSWVGSTINDKMSSVKIYTGSPPPTVTKPAEVPSHIWTYVMNADNAYGKGGDFALLLSAVIKKESSFGAGLPGSPSAGDGLMQVEPNTRNAYLSQFSSKFGRAYNHSSEQDQVYLGALILNEKITKFGNIYNGLLHYNGGDNWYPGATDSYGRPILADQYADAVYATYKGYGGKN
- the rlmD gene encoding 23S rRNA (uracil(1939)-C(5))-methyltransferase RlmD, which produces MKKNRKGSGTRRSGKPAASAALLDLPVAKNDEVVIDIIGMNHDGEGVGRADGYTLFVQGALPGEKARVKVLKTKKQYGYAKLLELVEQSPNRIAAPCPIYDQCGGCQLQHMSYAGQLEWKRQLVVDNLERIGKLRVVREAAGAGETRVGNERSGTDGGVDNEISETNGANPAVSGVDSDQEGILVRPTLGMSEPWRYRNKSQVPIGVTEGGLVGGFYARGSHRIVDMETCLIQHEQNDEVVSRVKAIGRKLGITAYNEETGQGLLRHVVVKIGFATREMMIVIVTNGERIPRVNEWISAIREELPAVVSICQNVNTRKTNVIFGDVTRVLWGREVIHDYIGDVKFAISARSFYQVNPAQTEVLYGKTVEYAGLTGEETVIDAYCGIGTISLFLAQHAKKVYGVEIVKEAIEDARANAELNGMKHVEFEVGASEDVIPRWKEQGIQADVIVVDPPRKGCDPRLLKTILEMKPERVVYVSCNPSTLARDLRVLEDGGYRTVEVTPVDMFPHTVHVESVAVLVRQV